The nucleotide sequence TTCTGGATGAGGTGGGGGAGCTTCCCCCTGGCCTGCAACCCAAATTGCTTCGCTTCTTGGAAGACGGTGGTGTTGAAAGGGTTGGTTCCCTGAGCAGCCGCCAGGTGGATGTCAGGCTGATAGCTGCAACCAACAAGGATCTGGAACTGCTGGAGAAGGAAAAACTTTTCCGAACTGACCTTTACTACAGGCTCCGGGTGTTTGTAGTGAAAATGCCTCCCCTGAGGGAAAGGGGAGAAGATGTGATTGTCCTGGCAAATTACTTCCTCAAGAAGGTCAAGATGGAGAGGGCGTGGAAGTGCAAAGGTTTCTCAAAGGAAGCCTTGGAGGCCATGAGGCTTTACCACTGGCCAGGAAACGTAAGAGAGCTTTTTAATCGCATCAGAAGAGCAGTGGCGGTCCAAGACGAATGGATTAGGCCTGAAGACATGGAGCTGGCTTGGCCTGATCCACCAAAGGCAGGATCCAAGCTGAGGAGCTTGAGCTGGCTGGCCAAGAAACAGATCCTCCAAAAGGCCATCAAGGACAATCAGCTAAACATGGCACGCACTGCCAGGGCTCTGGGCATAAGCCGGTCATACCTTTACACTCTCCTCAAGCGCTTCGAGTTGAACCGTGAGTTCTCCTAGCCCGCATGGTCCATGATTAGTGAGTAATACCGGCTCGCTTTGATATACCGGGACGAATCCATTTATCCTCAAGTCCAGACGGATTCTCTCTATCGGGCTCTTCCCGACTCCAGGCTGAAGATGGGTAGAGTTAGGAGTTAGGGGTGGGGCCCTCAATGTTAGAGATTCTGGGGAGTAATCCTGACTAGCCGGGGTTGATCACAACTGATGCATGACAGAGGGATCATGTTAACAGGCCCTCTTGGGAATTCATTGGCAGGGCAAAAGCAACCTTATCTTCCTGGGAGGGCGCAAGTTTCTTCCGCCGTACGTTCAATGCCGGCAACAGGCGCTTCAATGAGCCCTCAATCTGCCGCCGGCCTATGGTCCAATTTCCTGGATGCAGCCCGGTCTTTCAGAACAGACCGCCAAGCACTCCCAGGAGATCCACGTATATGGGCATGGTGAGTTGGAACTGATAATCGGGGGAGTCCCGGGTAAGCCCAATGCCAACAGAGCCAAAAAGGGAGACAGTCTTGGAGAAACGATGGCTGGCTCCTATATTGAAGGCAGCAGTATTGGCCTCGGTTTCGGAAATTTTATCCCCATTCTGGTATGTAGGCCAGGTGAAAATATTCTGAAAGGAGATATTGAGCGATGTCCTCTCGCTCAAAGCAACGGCCATCCCCAGTACGTACTCAAAGGCATCTCCCGGATCTATGAGTCCATAGACCCCCCCCACATCCCTTTCCAGGTTCCAATAGTAGTTTGCGCTTCCGAAGAAAACCACGGGGTCGAAAACCTTGACCAGATTCACCCCTGTGGATAGGCCATAATGCCCTGTTCCAGTGGGCACTTCCTTGGCCAAGGTAGCTCCAAAAACGGTTTCGGTCTTCAGGCCATAAGGGTCCCTTCCCGTGGGAAACTTCCCCCTGGCCGTGAAAAGCACATCCGGCATCCAGCTTCTTGATCTGTATGCATGAAAGGTAAGGGCGGTCTCCACATCTCCCAGATCGTCTCCCTGGATCAGCCTTACAGGTTCTATCTCGGTGCCTGTAGTGCTAGCCGGGCGCACCAGACGGTCCCTCCTGTACAAATAGGGAAACTTGGCTTCCAACTGAAGTCGGTCCAGTAAACCGTACCTGAGGGTCAAAGAACCTGTTAGGATATCCCTCTTGAGTTCTTCCACGTCAATTCTACCGATGACCAGAGCGTCAAATAGGGTGAAACCGCTTATAGTAATGGAGTTGCGCGAAAAATGTGCATAGCTCAGACTGGGCTCAATGCCCAGGACTCCCTTGGGAAGCAAGATTCCGCCCGCTTCCAAAAGAACTGGTTCAGTGGCCTCTTCCACCTTTGTCTTGCGCTTTGAAGCCTCGGGCTCCTCCGCCTCCTGGGCTGCCCTTTGACGTTCAGCTTCCCTTGCAGCCTGCTGCTCCGAGCTGGGGGCCTGTTCCCTTTTCAGACTTTCCAGCTGACGCTTCAAGTCCTCCAGCTTCCTGTCATATTCCTGCTGCACCTCCTGGATCTTCTTTTGCAGACTCTCCAAAGTCACGGGTGGGCTCTCCCCAGCGCCTGCACAAATGGGGGCCATAGCCATTGACACGAGAACAAAACTCAGCATGAATCTGAGCCTTGTGGATGTTCTCATTAATCGCCTCCCTCTCCTAGAGATGCTTATTACAGTGCTTCCACATCCCAACTACAGATAGTATCTTCCTGAAACCCGTGTCCTATATAAAGTAATCCTTAGCATAAGTCAAGAAAAAATTCTCTTGGAATATACGGCCTGGAACCGAACCACGAGCAGGACGTTGCGGTTTGTGGGCTTTGATGAACCAAGAGGATTAATTTTTGGGATCCAGGAAAAGGAATTTCTCTTACTTTGAACGCCGCAGTTGTTCCAGGAATTCGGGCTGTATTTTCAAGCCTAGGTCCTGGGCTTTTTCCAGGTCTGATAAGGCCTTTTCATAGTCTCCCTGGGCGTAGTAAATCCGGGCCCTGTTCTCGTAGGCCAAAGCCAAATTAGGATTCATTTGGATTAGCTTTGTAAGATCTTCTAGAGCCCTCTGGTAGTCACCTTTCTGCGCATAGGCGAACCCTCGATTCCTGTAAAGGATGCCAGAGAGGGGGTTCAGCTCTATGGCACGGCTATACTCGGTTATGGCTTCATCGTAAGAGCCTTTTTGAAACAAGGCATTCCCGCGGCCTCCTCTGGCTTCGGAGTCGAGGGGGTCCAACTCCAGGGCCTTCTCAAAGTCCTCCAGGGCCTCTTGGTACATCCTCTTTTGAAAGTATGCGGCTCCCCGGTTCCTATACACTATGGACAGACGGGGATTTATAAGAAGCGCATTTTCGAAGTCTGAAATGGCCTTGTCGTACTGTCCCATGCTCAGGTATATGGACCCTCGGTTGTTAAAAGCTTCGGAGGCCTTGGGATCAAGATCTATGGCCTTGCTGTAGTTGACCAAAGCGCCTTCCAACTGGCCTTGCTGGGCAAGTTCATTGGCTCTTGCCATGTAAACTTCAACCTCCCCACGGGAGTTGGCCTCCCTGCTCTGTGAATCCGTGGGTTTTGAACCCAAGCGCTTTGTCTGGGTTGTTGCTGCTGTGGAGGATTCTCCTGATGAGGAGAGCCTGTCCCTGTGGCCGCAGGAGGCCAGCACCAGGACACAGATCAAAAGACTCAGGGGCCAGAGGATGTTTTTCTCGAACATGATACTACTCTCCTTTGCTTAGGACCATTAGCTACTTCCGCCCCAAGTTCTCAAATGAGGCAGGCTCTTTCTGAACAGGATCCAGTGCCTCGGCCTCGGATCTGATCAGGCGTTCCACCAGTTGGGGGTCCAGGGATTTACCGGCTAGTTCTCTTAGCCTGGAGAAGACCCACTGGCGGCCCTCCCTAGGCCCTTTTTGGGCCCAGAGGTGTTGGTAAACGTTGGCCAAAGCAACGATTCTACCCTCCAGGGGGATGGCTTCCCCCTTTTTCCCGTAGGGCCTGTCTCCCCCATCAAAGCGGTCATGGTGGTGGAACACACCCCTTAGGATTGATTCTGCTTTGACTAACTTATTGATTATGAACGCCCCCACAGCAGCGTGTATGTCCCGGTCAACCTCAGTCAAAAGGGGGAACCGGCCGGCAAGCTTTTCTTGGGAGAAGAAGATTCCAATTTTCCCAATGTCATGGAGCCATCCCGATACTTGCAGGTCCAGGACCGAAGGTTCATCCAGGCCCAGGTTCTGAGCCAGCCGGCCCGCGTAATGAGCCACCCCACGGCAGTGATCCCAGAACCCCTTCTGCTCTTCCCGTAGCTCCCACATGAGACCGAAAAGCTCTCCCAGGGAAGGGTGTGACCTAGCTATTTCATGGGGACCTACCGGGAAAATTCCCTGATCTGTCTTGGAATAGGCCAAAACCGGGCCCTGGCCTGTTGAAGCCGCCTTCTCAGCCATCCATTTGGCCATCTCCATGAGTTCCTTGGAAAAGGTGGCGTGATCTGGAAAGCAGGCCAGACCCACACCGTATCTCAGAGGCTGATGGGGCCCGTATCTTAGGTCCATGCTGTTCAAACGGGCAAGGATCCTCCTGGCGATCTCAAGCCCCTGTGCAATTTCGGTCTCGGGCAGCATAAGGAATAAATCCCCTTCCTTAGAGCCTGTTGCCACATCCATTTTTCTGATGCATGCTCGTACTTCCCGCGCCGACTGGCGCAGTTGGGCATTCAACAATTCAGGATGATTTGACCTCCCGGTTTCCTTGGGTGGGATAATTCTTATGCAAAGCAAGGAGAAGGAAAGATTTTTTCTCCAAGCATGGGATATCTGCTCTTCCAATCTGTCCTGAAGATAGGCCTCGTTGTGAAGCTCTGTGACCCGGTCCCTTGTGCAAGAAGCCATTGATGGTGAGGCTTTTTCAGTTATTTCCAGGGCCTCGGCTATTACCTTCACCAGGGCCTCAAAAAGATTCATTAGATTCTCCAGCTCCCGCCTCACAGGCCGGGAGGTAGTGATCAGCAGGGTTCCCGTAACTTCTCCATCTTTGAGCATGGGAAGAAGGATCAAGCCCCTGATATCGCTGCTCACCAACATGTCCCCATCAGGGAAATCGGTGTGTAGCTTCACGTCATTGACCACCACCACGTTTCTTTCTTCCAAAAGCGCTCTGAAAGGCCCTTCTGCAATTGTGGCACTTGGGTAGTTCACCAAGCCCTCAGGAAGCCCCTGATGCACAAAAAGCACGAATTCCTTACCTTGCTTAAGCCAGAGGCCAGCAGCCTGAGCGTTGCAAATGAAAAGCATGCTTTCTAGGATCCCTGCAAGGGCCTCCTTGGCTTCCCGCAACCCGGACATGAAGTTGGCAAATTCATTCAAGATGTGAGGGAGTTCTCGGTTCAAGATCCATTCACTCACTGCAGACGTCAGGCAAGATAACTCTGAGGCTTGAACAACCATGGCTCCTTCGGGTTTGAGCTGGTCTATGACCATCTGCATGGTCTTGTCAGGAGAGAGGTTCAAGATAAGATCCAGATCGCCAAGCTCCAGCAGCTTGGGATAGTCCTGGGTCACAAATATTCCTCTTTTCTTGGCCTGGTTCACAACAGGAGAGCCGAGATCCAGGTCGGCCAAGCCCAGGATCTCTGTTGGGTAATCCTCAAGGTGTTCCATCAACCAGGGGCAGCGAGATGGCTCTATTATCGCAAGCCTGGCTGGACGGCGTCCCTTAGCACCTATTCTCCTGGATGGGTTCCCCATTGCTGTGTGCATTGTTGGTTGCGCCCGGTCAGGATTATTTTTTGTGACCCTTCATTTCGGGGGCTAAGACTTACGGCTCCAGCAAAACTTCATCCTGTTTCACTGCAAATCGATTGTGACACGAAGTCCAAGGTAATGTTGGTCTCTTATGCTTCAGGCTATGAAGTGGCCTCCCTTATGGCCTTCAAGTCCTCAAAGATGATGAATTGGATCATGTTCAAGGTCTCCACAAAGTCCACAAATGAAAGACCACCTGCCACCGTACGATAATGAAAGAAGCGGACTCTCTGTAGCTCCTTGTCGGTACAGTATTTTCCTATGGTTCGCAAGGCGTTCAGCTCGTTTAATTTCGAAAGTAGTGTAGAAAGCTTTCCAGGCAGAGATGGAACAGGTGCCAGCACGGGACACTCTATTTTCATGATCTTCCCCTCAGGGAAAATAACCACCAAGAAATCCACGGTCTGCCCGGTGGCCTTATCTGTAACTTTGAAGGAAACAATTTGTTCCTTCTGGCCGGAGGCGCTCTGATGCTGTCTGAAGCCGTACTTGTCCAGGAATTTGACTATGAGTTCAGATGTGACCGGATAGGGTTTTAGATCATCGGGAGAGGCATCCTTGGCCGCCGAGGCCATAGGAGCACTAAAGGAACTCAACATGGCAATCATCACCAATAAAGAGAATATGGCAGTTCTTTTCATTTTTCCAAACCTCCATTCCTTCTTGGCTCTGGGAAGAAGTCTGCGGCCCGATGGGCTCACAGCAGTTCGCAATTCTCATGGAGGACTTTCAACCCTGCTCCTGATCTCCTCATGGACTGATCTGGTTCCTCTTTTTTCAAGGACTACGCTCATTTCTGCAAGCTCTCTGGCCAGTTGGGTCAGCATTTCCTTGCATCCTGCAGCCTCATCCGCCGAGAAAGAAAGATTTTGATGGGCCTTGGCGGACAAGGCGAAAATGACAAAGGAGAGCTTGTCTCTTACCCGTTTCAATGTGGCCAACTCCGGATCTGTCACACTCCACCTCCTGGATCCCAAATCATTGTTTTTCTGAGAACTGCCTCTCAACACCCTGAGACTCAGACCTCTTGTACATGAGCACCCAGATTTTAAGCCCGAGTCTCCCCCTCCCCGTTCTTCCGTAGCCGCTGCTCGGGCGTTCTTGCGCGGATCATCCAAGCCCTTCTCGGCCCGTGCTTGGGAATGTGTGCCCACTGCCCAAGCTGCAAAGGCGCAAGATGCCACTGTGACAGCTCCCACAAGCAAGATCGCTTTTCTCCACCCAAAGGAGCTTATGAGCATCTCCGAGAGGGCGGCCAAGGTTATGGTCCCAAGCCCGAACCCGGATATGGCCACTCCTGTAGCCAGACCCTTGTGCCTCTGAAACCACCTCTGTAAGGCCATGAGCGAAGGAGTGATCCCGGCAGCCAGGCCTGCGCTCACCAGGAATCCCCATCCCAGAAAGATCATCCAGGTCTCGTCGCTGATGGCCAGAAGGAGACAGCCTGCTCCAGTGAACCCGGCCGCCCAGCCCAAGGCCAGTCTCTGACCGAGGCGATCCGAGACAAAACCAAAGAATACAGACGAGAGAGCAAAAACAGGGAAGGTTGCCATGAAAACCTTGGCGAAGAATTCCTGGGAAGAGGGCCATTGTGTCCCCCAAGCCTTGAAAAAGGCCCCGAAGGACCAAAAAAGACCGAAGCCGGCGGTGGTGAGGCAAAAGCATGCTGCCAGTACCAGTAGTTTGTTAGGCTCCCTTGCACCCTTCACCACACCCCCGCTTGCGATTCCATCCTTTGGAGGGCTTTTGTCCTAAGTGAGTTCTTTCCATCAAGCCGAATGCCGCACAAGGGCCCGTCCCGCCTTGCCTCCATGGAAAGGCCACACGCCACATCAACCCGGGTGAACCACACCTCCTGGGCTTTTCCCTTTTTGATACCCTCCCCGTTGGGTGATTAATACTGCTGGGGAGGGCGATATGTAAACAACCTGAGATTTCAGTTAAGAAGATTCCTCAGGTTGGAAAGTGCCCCCTGGTTGGCCACGTTCACCAGCGTTATCTGCACCACCAGATTGTTCTGTATGACATTGAAGCTTCCCGGGGATTGTATGATCTGAAATATACCGCTTGCCCCGTTGAAGTTGCCCACATAAGATTGGATGCTCACACCATCCCCGCTTATGCTCCCACCAGGCTGAGCCCCCGGAGGCAGCTGAAAGTTGGGATCCTGGATTATTATCCCTCCGTTGCTTACAAGGGTTCCAGACATCTGACCCAGGCTGTTCCAGTAACCTGTGAAGCTTACGCCAAAATAAAACCCCGAGTAACCTCCCCGATACTGATTAAGTTCGTCGTCGGTGAGTTTTACACCCCCCAGCCTTTCCCCGAAGCCCCACACGGTCCCCCAGATGCTCAAGGAAACCAGGCCAATGGCCAAGGCCGCTGGCCAGGCACGAGGCTTCTTTTTCCCGGTATGCGCAAACATAGTTTGACCTCCCTTTTGTACATGACAGTCGGCTTGAGTTCAAAACTCTCCCTTTGGCTTGGTGACCGAAAACCCTGACAATGCTCCGATACTCTGAAGCGTGGTGACATTCATCTCATGCCCCTTGAGGGAGGAGGCCACCGGCACATCCTTGGTCACCTCTCCCTTCTTGGTTGCCACCAAGAACACTACCTGGTTCCATTCCTTTTCGAAGTCCTCTAAGTTAATGGACCTGTTGCCAAAGGCGGGATCTGCTATGAAAGCCCTGTCCTCCTGGATTCCCCTCAGGACCACGAAGTGGTCGTACCTGCCCACCTTGAAAAGAATAATGGCTGGAATCTTGAGTTTTTTTAGGTTCTCTAACTTCACGTTCTTGTAGCCCGCGGCCATGTAATTTCTGGCCTCTGCGTAGCGCTTGAGATCCAACAGGGAAAAGCCTTTCTTGGCGATCTCGGATTGATCCCCGTGTTTGAGCATGTAGGTGATTACCTGCGCCTCGTCCACAGGATCGTCATAGTAATAGGTCAGGATGGTGGCCAGGGCCGCAGCACCGCAGCTCAGATCGTACTTCTGGGGGATCATGTTCTTGTAACGGGCCTCTTTGAGGCTTTTAACCTCCTTCTTGAAGGAAACCCCGTTGGGAAGTATCACCCCGACTTCTGCTGCCATGGCCTCTGGGATCACCACAGCGAGAACCAGGCAGTACAGGACCACAACCCGTTCCAAGAGGGCTTTGGGGCTCATCTGAGAGTCACCTCCCTAAAAGATAGAGCCAGGTTGTTGCCCAACACATTTAGATCCCCTGCGGACTGGGTGATCTGCACTATTGCGCTGGTATTGGAAAACGAATCCCGGATAATGTCAGACCTGCCGCCAACGTTCTCATAGGTGGCGGAGTTAGCGGCCGTGACATCCCCTAGTTCCATCTCAGAGAGAGAAGCCTCCCCCCCTATCACCAAGACCAATGTGTTTCTCTGGACATTGAGGTTTCCGGCGGACTGGTGGATTCCTATGACGCCTGTACTGTTGCAAAAGGAATTCTCTATGAGA is from bacterium and encodes:
- a CDS encoding HD domain-containing phosphohydrolase produces the protein MEHLEDYPTEILGLADLDLGSPVVNQAKKRGIFVTQDYPKLLELGDLDLILNLSPDKTMQMVIDQLKPEGAMVVQASELSCLTSAVSEWILNRELPHILNEFANFMSGLREAKEALAGILESMLFICNAQAAGLWLKQGKEFVLFVHQGLPEGLVNYPSATIAEGPFRALLEERNVVVVNDVKLHTDFPDGDMLVSSDIRGLILLPMLKDGEVTGTLLITTSRPVRRELENLMNLFEALVKVIAEALEITEKASPSMASCTRDRVTELHNEAYLQDRLEEQISHAWRKNLSFSLLCIRIIPPKETGRSNHPELLNAQLRQSAREVRACIRKMDVATGSKEGDLFLMLPETEIAQGLEIARRILARLNSMDLRYGPHQPLRYGVGLACFPDHATFSKELMEMAKWMAEKAASTGQGPVLAYSKTDQGIFPVGPHEIARSHPSLGELFGLMWELREEQKGFWDHCRGVAHYAGRLAQNLGLDEPSVLDLQVSGWLHDIGKIGIFFSQEKLAGRFPLLTEVDRDIHAAVGAFIINKLVKAESILRGVFHHHDRFDGGDRPYGKKGEAIPLEGRIVALANVYQHLWAQKGPREGRQWVFSRLRELAGKSLDPQLVERLIRSEAEALDPVQKEPASFENLGRK
- a CDS encoding tetratricopeptide repeat protein; the encoded protein is MFEKNILWPLSLLICVLVLASCGHRDRLSSSGESSTAATTQTKRLGSKPTDSQSREANSRGEVEVYMARANELAQQGQLEGALVNYSKAIDLDPKASEAFNNRGSIYLSMGQYDKAISDFENALLINPRLSIVYRNRGAAYFQKRMYQEALEDFEKALELDPLDSEARGGRGNALFQKGSYDEAITEYSRAIELNPLSGILYRNRGFAYAQKGDYQRALEDLTKLIQMNPNLALAYENRARIYYAQGDYEKALSDLEKAQDLGLKIQPEFLEQLRRSK
- a CDS encoding C39 family peptidase, yielding MSPKALLERVVVLYCLVLAVVIPEAMAAEVGVILPNGVSFKKEVKSLKEARYKNMIPQKYDLSCGAAALATILTYYYDDPVDEAQVITYMLKHGDQSEIAKKGFSLLDLKRYAEARNYMAAGYKNVKLENLKKLKIPAIILFKVGRYDHFVVLRGIQEDRAFIADPAFGNRSINLEDFEKEWNQVVFLVATKKGEVTKDVPVASSLKGHEMNVTTLQSIGALSGFSVTKPKGEF
- a CDS encoding MFS transporter, producing MKGAREPNKLLVLAACFCLTTAGFGLFWSFGAFFKAWGTQWPSSQEFFAKVFMATFPVFALSSVFFGFVSDRLGQRLALGWAAGFTGAGCLLLAISDETWMIFLGWGFLVSAGLAAGITPSLMALQRWFQRHKGLATGVAISGFGLGTITLAALSEMLISSFGWRKAILLVGAVTVASCAFAAWAVGTHSQARAEKGLDDPRKNARAAATEERGGGDSGLKSGCSCTRGLSLRVLRGSSQKNNDLGSRRWSVTDPELATLKRVRDKLSFVIFALSAKAHQNLSFSADEAAGCKEMLTQLARELAEMSVVLEKRGTRSVHEEIRSRVESPP
- a CDS encoding YbjN domain-containing protein, producing MKRTAIFSLLVMIAMLSSFSAPMASAAKDASPDDLKPYPVTSELIVKFLDKYGFRQHQSASGQKEQIVSFKVTDKATGQTVDFLVVIFPEGKIMKIECPVLAPVPSLPGKLSTLLSKLNELNALRTIGKYCTDKELQRVRFFHYRTVAGGLSFVDFVETLNMIQFIIFEDLKAIREATS